ACACATACTTGTACAAGACTTGTCTTATTTGGTCATCCCAATCTAACCAAAATCATGCACTCGAGTCACAAGTGGAGCATCCCAGCAAAGACAGATTAAGCACAGAGATGTTTTCCACTCAAGTAAAGAGTATCATGGACTTCTGCAAGTGCatgaattattcaattaattccagTTGTGTGTGTACGCATTACATTCGATTCGGCTTTCATGTAATACAAGCATGACTAGCATTAGATTGTCACTTCACTTGCTACTGTCGTTTCAGAAATTCTAACTACGCAACAATGGCTACAAAGTTCCTTCACCCCCTCCTCTTCCATGGGCTCAGAGCTCGCCCATGCACGTCTAGTTGCTGTAGTGTCAAAAATAAGGGCCGTGGACATTATACGTGACGATTCCCCAGCCTTCCTATAGCCTGCCAGGAAAAATAATCGAGTCCCAATTGGTGCCATAGTGAGGTATATTCGTTGGGTTGGTGGCCAATTTTCATTGTTGTCATCtgaaggtgaaattggtgagTTGAGAGTTTGCAAATGTGATCCATCAACAACATTCCATATATTGAGCTTCCCATCATAGGCTTCAATGTAACCTTTCCATGCTTTGAAGCAATCACCGGAGCTAAACAGGCTCCCGTCAACTTCCACAATTTGATTAGGAGGCACATCTAATTGCCACATTCCTGCCACTAGATCCCACTTTCCTGTTCGGGGATCGTACACTTCAGCGGAGCTCCTTTCGGTTATAAACGGCACCGTCTTATCGGAGTCCCTTCTCATGGCAAACCCCCCTACCACATGGATTTTACCTCGCCACGTCACACCTACACTTTTGTACCTCAATGTGCTCATACTCGGCAGAGGGCTCCACGCATTAAGGGTTGGATCATATACCTCGGCACAAGAAATTCCCCTTCTACTTGCCAAACTGGACTTGCCTCCTGCCACGTAAATTTTATTCTCGCATATAGCACAAGCAAAATCGTACCGTGGCTCGCCTAAGGGTGCACTTTGAGACCATTGGTTAGAACAAACATTGTAGCGAAGAACCGATGGTAGCACCTCAATACCGACGTCGATAAATTCGTCAGACTCATCGATACTGTTAGGAGCTTGCACCCTGCGACATAATAATCCTCCAATTATGTAAATTGAATCGCCTAATGTAACCATTGCAAAACCTTTCAAGACATGGTTTTCAATCAGGTTAGGAACTGAGCTAACATAACTCCATGTGTTATTTGATGGATTGTAACATTCTATCCAATTGGAAACATTCTTGTGGCAGAATGAGGCATAGACCATATAGCTAGAAGGAGAAGATTCCGGCGATGAAGATGGTGTTGTTGTTTGGGGAGGAGAAGGAAGTGAACCCATTGAAGAACTGGCAAAGATGAGGTGGTAGTTCTAGTATGGTTCCTATATGATTTTAATTGATCTTAGGTGAAATGGGAATTATTATGTAGACAAAAATGGAACATATAAAGAAACCAGCGGAGAACACAACAAAGGGGTTGTTGCATCGACTAAGGATTATGCATGGAGGGTAGCTAATGTTAAGAATGGAGCAAAATTCTAGGACTATACCTAGTTGATGACCAAAAAATCAAGGCCCGATTTGGTGTGAGGGAACAATTTGGTGGGTCATTGTCTCTTGCTTTGTCATATTTGGATTACGAGAAAGGTTTTGCTGAGAAATCGAAGCAAAAATATAGGGAGAACACGATCGTGGAACTTGAAAAAATCCTAGCTGAATTAAAGACCCTATGTTCTTTCAAAAGGCAGCACTAGCATTCTGTGTACTCATCTTCGGCCATGGTCGATATTGAGATTATGAGAGTTTTTTGCGATGTCGTTGAACTtcagttttgtaattttttgagtttttttaaattaattatttttttatattttaatatgttgatataaaaataaatcttaatatcTTTTCTTATGCCAATAGAAAAGGAACAAAGAGGCCATACCTTGGACTTGGGATTGTAGAGCTTCGCAATGCCAAGTTcttcccttaattttttttatttttttgtctctgTTATCAACTTAGATCTAACTAGCTAATCGTCTGTACATGTGATAAATATTCACAGCTATTTTTGTAATCCATGTTGTTTCGAAGTGTGACTGaacttttatatcaaaattttgcaaaataattatatttaataatttaaccaATGAAGTTAGCTAACATACATGATCCCAGatacaataaattaacaaaatatacaaAGTGTGTGGCTTTTTatactgcattttttttttattcattctctcatcataatttattatagattataatagtgaaatttttaaaacattttaatttgatcactaaacttcttctttttttttttgtgcacaATTAAGCCTTTTTTAGCTCAAATTGGAGCAGGTATTTTTTCTGTGAGGGTTGAATTCAAAGAAAGAGGGATTAAGTGAAAAATACGGCTAATATAGGTGACGGCTCtacaatttatttgaaaaatttatcTTAGTCCCCCATCCTTTTAAACTATTACGTAATCGgtccctataatttttaaatattatatttttgtacCATACcaaaattttctcttttttttagttctttttcaGTGGAGATGAGAGGGGGGTCGCTAGATTCCATCTGAGAGAGAGAATGTTATCATTGACGACGATTTCGGTAACTAAAATGATCGAGTTTTACGTCAAATGGTCTCGTATGATGAAGGGAGTTAAGATTAGATTGATTGTGGGTTTTGGGGCGGTTTTTTAAGGTCATAAATTGATTAAACAAGGTTTTAAAGGTGTTTTGGAtcaaaaatgggttgaaaatagttttttttgttagaaaaaaaaagcattgtttTTCGATCATCACAATGGTCGAATTCAGGGCAATTATAGATGAAgtgttatctattttttttttaaaataatggctGTCCTAttaactttagaaaaaaaaaaaagaggcatggGTGTATGGGCCTAGACTTGCAGGTCCGCGTGCATGGGCCTGCCTTTGTGGGCCAAGCACTAGGCCAGGCTTACCAGGCCCATAACACCTagcctcattctttttttatttttattttatttttaattaatattttttatattagttttaaaaaataatttctgcatttatgttttgattaataCCCCTGATTTGTTTGGCTTATTTAACCTTTTTgaaatagcaattatttttttaattatattaagtgtgtttaacttttttatgaggttagtgtgattcatttataatttttttatattttatataaattaagtttatttttaaaaataaataacatttatttttttacaatatttttaatatgtacaGCCCtgcataaaattttttatttattttattcaataaattttatatttatgtcgATTTCTATTacatattgatttttaattataaatgtattCATCAAACACAACTGAGTAAATAACCTTTAttgcgatattaaatatctttatttacaTTTGCCACTTAATTTTTccaattacatttttatttattgttgacggattgtttttaatttagttacaAAATAGTTTGTAATTAATGTATTTAGTTGCGTTCATAAGTTTTTCGATTtacatttactattttttatgtaaaacaacgcgttgaaaaattctacatattcaaacttttttaatcaagtgttattgttttcaatttgatccttattcttttgatttcttattatttttgttgaccattttataaaaattttattgtttttaatttcacccttcaatccaagttgactgtgtattggttttttttattattcttttgattttttttcttttattaatgttttcattcttttcaatTGAActctaaaattgaaaatttattttttccctttgatttattttttctttcaattttaactctcattattttaatttattttttttatttttttttagtcatcCTTAACTGTTTCATTTCTTATGGATTAcgctttataattattttatatatagtgcTTCTGGTATAATAACTCAGGTCatggatttaaaaaattacaagggttgacatctttttttcttcttattttctttctaatatcGTTGTtgcacattgttttttttaaaaaaagattttgtggttatctttaaaaaaaagtttctacTGAATTATCTCAACTTCATGACTTAGAAAGTAGGTTTGTCAAATTAATCGAGACTCACTCGCCtcttaatttttagattaaatatcAACCATGGTGGCTCGCATTGGCTCGCaccagtttatttttttattttataattttatgtttaatttaccTAAGTCTTTTTGCATTTTGTTCTCATGTTATCATGATgatttttacacacacacactcactcGAGTAATGTGTACCGCAACGTTACGCAAGCACCCGTCTACTAATCAAGAAAGCAtgtcaaaattttgatttgaaatgaTCATCCTTGTAATGAAAAACCCTATGTTTTAAACTCTTGAATGCTAATGTAGAAGTGGTCCAAAGGATGAAAGACACATggagaaatatatattatatacatgCAGGCATGTACCCATGtatccacagtgaaaaggcacCCAAAAAAAGGAATAGGGAGCAAATCCATATGAGATACTACCGCATGATACTAGAAATCTCGAATCTCACACTCTTGCTCTCACTAGGCCAACACAAATTCGGCTCTAGGCATTAGGTCTGATTATCAAGAAATGACCCTTTTTACTCATGTTTATCAAGTAGTTAGTTTTATAATAAGATGTTATCTTCTGGGATCACATCTTTATCTTCTCTTTATCTTTGTACATTCAAGGGCGGCAATAGAGCATGTgatcataaaatataagaagTTGTTTTGAGCAGTTTCTGTGAAAATGGGATGCCTCTTCTCTTGTAACTTGTGTTCTCTCTTTGATCGCAAGAAATTctacttgtttttgttttccttcataGAGAGGGCACAT
The DNA window shown above is from Populus trichocarpa isolate Nisqually-1 chromosome 4, P.trichocarpa_v4.1, whole genome shotgun sequence and carries:
- the LOC112327141 gene encoding uncharacterized protein LOC112327141 — encoded protein: MGSLPSPPQTTTPSSSPESSPSSYMVYASFCHKNVSNWIECYNPSNNTWSYVSSVPNLIENHVLKGFAMVTLGDSIYIIGGLLCRRVQAPNSIDESDEFIDVGIEVLPSVLRYNVCSNQWSQSAPLGEPRYDFACAICENKIYVAGGKSSLASRRGISCAEVYDPTLNAWSPLPSMSTLRYKSVGVTWRGKIHVVGGFAMRRDSDKTVPFITERSSAEVYDPRTGKWDLVAGMWQLDVPPNQIVEVDGSLFSSGDCFKAWKGYIEAYDGKLNIWNVVDGSHLQTLNSPISPSDDNNENWPPTQRIYLTMAPIGTRLFFLAGYRKAGESSRIMSTALIFDTTATRRAWASSEPMEEEGVKELCSHCCVVRISETTVASEVTI